DNA from Deltaproteobacteria bacterium:
ATCGAGCGCTTCGGCAACTGCGTCGACGGACAATTCACTGACGCCGGGGAGCACGCGCAGCTCGAACTCACGACCGAGTACCGCCGCGATCGTCAGCACCTGGTTGCAGCGTTCGGAGAGCGTGCTGAGTCGCCGGCCAATCACTTGCCGGACGCCTTGCGGAATCTCGACGCTCCACGATGCCACGGTGTCGGCTCGATCGAGACGCCCGTCCGACTGTAAGAGGCGCACGACCTCGGTGATGAAGAAGGGATTGCCTTCGGTCTCGCGGTACACCGCCTCTACGAGTGCAGGTGGTGGTGTACGGCCGGCGGTCAACTCGATGAAGCGCGCCACGTCGTCGCCGCTCAAACCGCGCAACAGCACACGTTCGCCGCGCTGATTGCGTACCAATTCGGCGAGCGTCTGTTCCAGCGGATGCTGGCGGCCGAGCTCGACGTCGCGATAGGTCCCCATCAGCAGCAGACGGGCGTCGCCGATTTCCCGCGCCAGGAATTCGAGCAACAGTAACGACGGCTTGTCCGCCCAATGGAGATCGTCGAGCACGACGACCAGCGGTTTGGCGCGCGATGCGTTCCTGAGAAACGTGGTGACGCTTTCGAACAGGCGGAACCGCGCTTGTTCCGGTTCGAGCCGGGGAGCGACCGGCAAGCCCGGTAATCGGTCCCGCACCTCGGAGACCACTTCGGCGATGTCGGCCGCGCCCGGACCCATCTCCGCGGCGAGCAGTTTCGGTTCGCGCGTGTGCACATAGGCGCGGATCGCGTTGACCCACGGCCAATACGCCGGCGCGCCCTCGCCTTCGTGGCAACGCCCCCACAGCACTTGCGCGCCACGCATCTGCGCGTAGGTGGCGAGTTCTTCCGCGGTGCGGGTCTTGCCGATACCAGGTTCGCCGACGAGGAGAAGAATCCGGCCGCGGCCGGAGAGTGCGTCATCGAAGGCGGCGCGCAGTTGCTGGGTTTCCTTGTCGCGCCCCACGAAAATGCCGCTGGCGAGGCGATCCAGTGGATTCACCGCCGGGCTTGACGCTGGTATCACTCCGGCGACGGCGCTCGGAGCGTTGGCGATTTGCGCGAGTCGCTCGCCAACGATCGCCGCGCTGGCGGGGCGCTGCGCTGGACTCTTCGCGAGCAATTGCAAGGTGAGCGCTTCCAGCTCGCGCGTGATGGCTGGATTGTGCCACGAGGGCGCGACCGGCGGTGTGTTGATGTGTTGGCTGATCACCGCGACCACATCGTCACCGAGAAAGGGTGGCCGGCCGGTCAGCAATTCGTACAGCAGTGCGCCGAGCGCGTAGAGGTCGACGCTGGCAGTCACCTCGCCGGACAGGGCCTGTTCAGGTGCCATGTAGGCGGCAGTGCCGACCATCGTCCCCATCTGCGTCAGGCGCGTCTGATCAATGTCGAGCGCGAGACCGAAGTCCCCGAGCTTGGCGCTGCCGTCAGCGGCGAGCCACACGTTGCCGGGCTTGAGGTCGCGATGGATGACGCCTCGTGCGTGCGCGTGATCGAGCGCGAGGCAGATTTGCTGGGCGATGCGCAGGGCGTCGGTGATGGATAGGGGTGCACGGCTATGCGCCGCTACAGACTCTTCGCTGCCTACTGCTCTCTGCCTACCGCCTACTGATTCACGCAGCAGATCATCCACGCTGCCGCCAGCCATGTACTGACTGACGATGTAGGCTTGTCCGTCCTCCTCGCCGATGTCGAAAACGGTGACGATGTGGGGATGATCGCCAAGCCGCGCCATCGCTTGCGCCTCGCGCTGAACGCGCGCGCGGCCCGCGTCGTCGAGCCCTTCGGTTTTGATCAACCCGAGCGCGACGTCGCGATCGAGCCGATGGTCGCGGGCGAGGTAGACGCGCTTGCGCGCGCCTTCGCCGAGGAGGCGCTGCACCCGATAACGTCCGGAGGCGAAGGCAGCAGGCAGGTTGTTCGTGGTTAGGTTGTTGGTTGTTTGTGGAGGAGGGGCACTACCGATTGCGGTCGGCGTACCGGCTCCCAGTGAGGCACCACATTCGCCGCAGAACTTCTCTCCCGACTCGTTGAATGCTTGGCACTGTGGGCAGCGCAGCGCGAGCAGCGCGCCGCAGTCCGAGCAGAACATCCGACCTTCACGATTGTCGCGACCGCACGTTGCGCAACGCATCCCCTACTCCTGGGTGACGCGGGATAGGACGGTGGTGTTCAACGACACGGGTCTCCGCGCCCCTCACGACGCCACATCGCGGGAACTCACGCTGTCTTCAGGCCCAAATGGTCGACCATCGGATCGAAGTCGCGATCGGAGTAGAGCAGCGGCAATTTCCGCTCAATGCAGTAGGTGCCGATCATCACGTCGACCGTCTTTCGCACCGTCACGCCGGCGGCGCGCAGCGCGCGGTAGTTGCGTGCGGCGCGAACGGCCAGGGTAGGACCGAACATGCTGACCACGGGGAACACTCTGAGCAGGCGGTATGCACGGCCAAACGCCTGCTCGCTCCGGAAACCTTGTAACACCTCGGTCAGCACGAGATCACCAATCACGATGGGTTGCTCTCCGAGCGCTTCGTGGAGTCGGTCGGTTTGCGGTGTCGCGCGACCGTTGAAGTAATCGATCCACACCGACGAATCGACGGCGATCATGCACGGCCATCGGCTCGCATGGCGTCCAGATCACCCTCCCAGCGCAGCTTGCCGCGCCACGCCTTGAGCGCGCGCTGGCGTTGCAAGCGCACGAGCACGCGGAGCCCTTCCTCCACAACGGCTCGCTTGGTCCGGATGCCGGTGGCTCGCTGCGCTGCGGCGATCAGCTTCTCATCAATCACGATGTTGGTTCGCATGCATCTCCCCTCGATGTGTATGAGCGAGCATACGTATACACACTCTTGGTGCGAGCGACAACGATTTCGTTCTATGCAGGATGGCGGCGAGAAACGTGCGGCGACGCCGAATCGCCGCACC
Protein-coding regions in this window:
- a CDS encoding PIN domain nuclease; the protein is MIAVDSSVWIDYFNGRATPQTDRLHEALGEQPIVIGDLVLTEVLQGFRSEQAFGRAYRLLRVFPVVSMFGPTLAVRAARNYRALRAAGVTVRKTVDVMIGTYCIERKLPLLYSDRDFDPMVDHLGLKTA
- a CDS encoding type II toxin-antitoxin system VapB family antitoxin — translated: MRTNIVIDEKLIAAAQRATGIRTKRAVVEEGLRVLVRLQRQRALKAWRGKLRWEGDLDAMRADGRA